From Novosphingobium decolorationis, one genomic window encodes:
- a CDS encoding MATE family efflux transporter, with translation MRHSATPPSLSAQLWSIAFPAMLTNVATALFGLADMWAIGRLGDPAAQGAVELGAKFTMGLLNVFNFLRTGTIALTAQGSGRSDFDAQATTLVRALAVALGIGVLLIGAMPLAIPAGLDFLGAHGTLREEAHAYVALRYWAAPLWLLNCVLIGWLVGQRMVRHVLAVEITTNIVHVALDLVLVLGAGWGVEGVALASLLSEGLRLVLLIGIALHRPASRIAARQVFRAETWQRSALARLFALNRDLFLRTLLLTGAMMLFARTGAQAGPVTLAANGILFQLFMLATLLLDGFENAAQVLCGEAYGACEAQRFRHTVRLALGWGAVMGCALSLIYLAAAPSLADAFTASPQVRAASQEYIVWIMVLPAVGMASFVLDGVFVGAGWTRAMMGTMALALALYVALLWLLSPLGNHGLWLAFTVLFIARAASQFAVLPRLTKREFAEI, from the coding sequence GTGCGCCACTCTGCTACCCCGCCCTCGCTGTCTGCCCAGCTCTGGTCGATCGCGTTTCCCGCGATGCTCACCAATGTGGCGACGGCCCTGTTCGGACTGGCCGACATGTGGGCGATTGGACGGCTTGGAGATCCTGCAGCGCAAGGGGCTGTCGAACTCGGCGCGAAGTTCACGATGGGCCTGCTCAACGTCTTCAACTTCCTGCGCACCGGCACGATTGCCCTGACGGCTCAAGGGTCGGGCCGCAGCGATTTCGACGCGCAAGCGACCACTCTCGTGCGCGCCCTCGCCGTGGCACTGGGCATCGGAGTGCTGCTGATCGGCGCGATGCCGCTGGCGATCCCTGCAGGTCTCGATTTCCTCGGGGCTCATGGCACCTTGCGCGAGGAAGCCCACGCCTACGTAGCTCTGCGCTATTGGGCCGCGCCGCTGTGGCTTCTCAATTGCGTCCTTATCGGCTGGCTTGTCGGCCAGCGAATGGTCCGCCATGTCCTTGCCGTCGAGATCACGACCAACATCGTGCATGTCGCCCTCGATCTGGTGCTCGTCCTGGGAGCAGGCTGGGGCGTCGAAGGCGTGGCGCTGGCAAGTCTGCTGTCCGAGGGTCTTCGCCTTGTCCTCCTGATCGGGATTGCCCTCCATCGTCCCGCATCGCGTATCGCGGCGCGCCAGGTGTTTCGCGCGGAGACCTGGCAGCGCAGCGCACTGGCCCGCCTCTTCGCGCTCAACCGCGATCTGTTCCTCCGCACGCTGCTCTTGACCGGCGCCATGATGCTCTTTGCGCGCACAGGCGCCCAGGCTGGCCCCGTCACTCTCGCGGCGAACGGTATCCTGTTCCAGCTTTTCATGCTGGCCACCCTTCTGCTCGACGGCTTCGAGAACGCGGCGCAGGTGCTGTGCGGCGAGGCCTACGGCGCGTGCGAAGCCCAGCGCTTTCGGCACACCGTGCGCCTCGCTCTGGGCTGGGGCGCGGTCATGGGGTGCGCCCTCTCGCTCATCTACCTGGCCGCCGCGCCCAGCCTCGCCGACGCGTTCACCGCATCGCCGCAGGTCCGCGCCGCCAGCCAGGAGTACATCGTCTGGATCATGGTGCTCCCCGCCGTAGGCATGGCCTCTTTCGTGCTCGACGGGGTTTTCGTCGGGGCAGGCTGGACGCGCGCAATGATGGGTACGATGGCCCTGGCCCTGGCCCTCTATGTCGCGCTGCTATGGCTGCTGTCCCCCTTGGGCAATCACGGCCTGTGGCTCGCCTTCACGGTGCTGTTCATCGCACGCGCGGCCAGCCAGTTCGCCGTCCTGCCCCGGCTTACGAAACGGGAGTTTGCCGAAATCTAG
- a CDS encoding DUF938 domain-containing protein: protein MSYTTPLDPGSPDPRRHAPATLRNRAPILELLREELPGNGLVLEVASGSGEHAVHFAAGLPGFVWQPSDPDPDACASIAGWSAQQGLSNLRAPVSLDASQPADWPVDRADAMVCINMVHISPWSATQGLFTGAAERLNAGAPLILYGPYREADVATAPSNLEFDQSLKARNPAWGLRQLSDVDALATHCGFSRTRRVEMPANNLLLIYRRGEVS, encoded by the coding sequence ATGAGTTACACAACGCCGCTCGATCCCGGTTCGCCCGATCCACGCCGCCACGCCCCCGCCACGCTGCGCAACCGCGCGCCGATCCTGGAGCTCCTGCGCGAGGAATTGCCCGGGAATGGGCTCGTGCTGGAAGTGGCGAGCGGGAGTGGTGAGCATGCCGTGCATTTCGCGGCAGGGCTCCCGGGGTTCGTGTGGCAGCCTTCCGACCCCGATCCCGATGCCTGCGCGTCCATCGCGGGCTGGAGCGCGCAGCAAGGCCTCTCGAACCTGCGTGCACCCGTGAGCCTGGATGCGTCGCAGCCTGCCGACTGGCCGGTGGACCGTGCGGATGCCATGGTCTGCATCAACATGGTGCACATCAGTCCTTGGAGCGCGACGCAAGGGCTCTTTACCGGCGCGGCAGAGAGGCTGAATGCAGGCGCGCCATTGATCCTCTATGGTCCCTACCGGGAGGCCGATGTCGCAACCGCACCGTCCAACCTCGAGTTCGATCAATCGCTCAAGGCGCGCAATCCGGCCTGGGGGCTGCGGCAGCTCTCCGATGTGGACGCGTTGGCCACGCACTGCGGGTTTTCGCGCACTCGGCGTGTCGAGATGCCCGCCAACAACCTGCTTCTCATATATCGGCGGGGCGAGGTGAGCTAG
- a CDS encoding chemotaxis protein CheW — protein MYRELITFEVAGQIFALDIMAIREIRAWTPVTPMPRVPHYVSGVVNLRGTVLPVVDLAARLGWPATEATPRHAIIVCQVKGQSQGLIVDSVSDIVGLNTEDLQPAPTAGYDEVLPFLEGLVAIEEQMVMVLDLNALSASGEVAFAA, from the coding sequence ATGTACCGCGAACTGATCACATTCGAAGTTGCGGGGCAGATTTTCGCCCTCGATATCATGGCTATACGGGAAATCCGCGCGTGGACACCGGTGACCCCGATGCCCCGTGTGCCGCACTATGTCTCTGGCGTGGTCAACTTGCGCGGGACGGTGCTACCCGTTGTTGACCTCGCGGCCCGACTGGGGTGGCCGGCGACCGAGGCCACGCCGCGTCACGCGATCATCGTGTGTCAGGTCAAGGGCCAGTCGCAAGGTCTGATCGTGGATTCGGTGAGCGATATCGTCGGCCTCAACACCGAAGACCTGCAACCCGCACCCACGGCGGGCTATGACGAAGTGCTGCCCTTCCTCGAAGGCCTTGTCGCGATCGAGGAGCAGATGGTCATGGTGCTGGACCTCAACGCGCTGAGCGCTTCCGGAGAGGTCGCCTTCGCGGCGTGA
- a CDS encoding response regulator: MSKNTRILTVDDSASMRALLNHALSTNGFEVSQADDGVSALEWLAVNEVDVVITDINMPRLDGFGLIEQVRGGTRHRDRPILVLTTESSDEKKARARAAGATGWIVKPFDTEKLVAAVRRVAH, encoded by the coding sequence ATGTCCAAGAATACCCGTATCCTGACTGTCGATGACAGTGCCTCCATGCGGGCGCTGCTCAACCATGCGCTTTCCACCAACGGCTTCGAGGTGTCGCAGGCGGACGATGGCGTCTCGGCGCTCGAGTGGTTGGCGGTGAATGAGGTGGATGTCGTGATCACCGACATCAACATGCCGCGTCTCGATGGCTTCGGACTCATCGAGCAGGTGCGTGGCGGCACGCGCCATCGCGACCGTCCGATCCTGGTTCTGACCACCGAGAGCTCCGACGAGAAGAAGGCGCGGGCCCGCGCGGCGGGGGCAACCGGGTGGATCGTGAAGCCCTTCGACACCGAAAAGCTGGTCGCGGCCGTGCGCCGGGTGGCTCACTAA
- a CDS encoding chemotaxis protein CheD — translation MSGLDFMNNGNVKLTVLQGQFKVSSGARVELSTVLGSCVATCLYDPAVELGGMNHFLLPEPPASHDRGQVDVHYGVYLMEMLINEMLNYGARKDRLRAHLYGGANIRSGMQQIGTANAEFARGFLLRERIELVREDLGGSNARRVDFRPQSGMVRCRSVSSSDAPVEVRTQPIARPAPRGDVELF, via the coding sequence ATGTCGGGTCTTGATTTCATGAACAACGGGAATGTGAAGCTGACCGTGCTTCAAGGGCAGTTCAAGGTGAGCTCGGGCGCGCGGGTGGAACTGAGCACCGTGCTCGGCTCGTGCGTCGCGACGTGCCTCTACGATCCGGCGGTGGAGCTTGGCGGCATGAATCACTTCCTCCTGCCCGAGCCGCCTGCAAGCCACGACCGCGGCCAGGTCGACGTCCACTACGGGGTCTACCTCATGGAGATGCTCATCAACGAGATGCTCAACTACGGCGCGCGCAAGGACCGGCTGCGGGCGCACCTCTATGGCGGCGCGAACATCCGCTCGGGGATGCAGCAGATCGGGACCGCCAACGCCGAGTTCGCCCGGGGATTCCTGCTGCGCGAGCGCATCGAGCTCGTCCGCGAGGACCTGGGAGGCAGCAATGCGCGGAGGGTGGATTTCCGGCCGCAGTCCGGGATGGTCCGTTGCCGGTCGGTTTCCAGCTCCGATGCTCCCGTGGAAGTTCGTACCCAACCCATCGCGCGCCCGGCTCCGCGGGGCGATGTCGAACTGTTTTGA
- a CDS encoding chemotaxis protein CheB: MNGLAFLEKIMTLRPTPVIIVSGATQEGNDVTARALALGAVNCYSKYDPSGKLALNDSGELGRLIHDAAQVRFPKPARVSPVVAEESRRVIRRDAKLIAIGSSTGGVEALQVLLREFPVDCPPTVIVQHVNPRFAPAIARTLDKICPAPVQVAVNDMPLVAGNVYLAAEPDHHLLVRGSGTFHAKLRRGEPVSGHCPSVDVLFGSVAQTVGAEAVGILLTGMGRDGAQGLLAMAETGAHTIAQDESTCTVFGMPRAAIALGGARVVAPINRIARHALNRAA; encoded by the coding sequence ATGAACGGCCTTGCCTTCCTCGAGAAGATCATGACGCTGCGCCCGACGCCGGTCATCATCGTGTCCGGGGCGACGCAGGAAGGCAATGACGTAACCGCGCGTGCGCTCGCGCTGGGGGCGGTCAATTGCTATTCGAAGTACGATCCCTCGGGAAAGCTCGCGCTCAACGACAGCGGAGAACTGGGGCGGCTCATTCACGACGCGGCTCAGGTGCGCTTCCCCAAGCCCGCCCGGGTCTCGCCCGTGGTTGCCGAAGAAAGCCGCCGCGTGATCCGGCGCGATGCGAAGCTGATCGCCATCGGCTCCTCGACCGGCGGCGTCGAGGCCTTGCAGGTCCTCCTTCGCGAGTTTCCGGTCGACTGTCCGCCCACGGTGATCGTCCAGCACGTCAACCCGCGCTTTGCACCTGCGATCGCGCGCACACTGGACAAGATCTGCCCGGCGCCGGTGCAGGTGGCGGTCAACGACATGCCGCTGGTCGCGGGTAACGTCTATCTTGCGGCCGAGCCGGATCATCACCTGCTGGTGCGGGGGAGCGGCACCTTTCATGCCAAGCTGCGCCGGGGGGAGCCTGTCTCCGGCCATTGCCCCAGCGTTGACGTGCTGTTCGGTTCGGTCGCGCAGACCGTTGGCGCCGAGGCCGTGGGCATTCTGCTCACCGGCATGGGGCGGGACGGCGCGCAGGGCCTCCTGGCGATGGCGGAAACCGGGGCGCATACGATCGCACAGGATGAAAGCACCTGCACGGTCTTTGGAATGCCGCGCGCGGCCATCGCCCTCGGGGGCGCGCGTGTGGTCGCCCCTATCAACCGGATCGCGCGCCATGCGCTGAATAGGGCAGCCTGA
- a CDS encoding response regulator: protein MTVRVLIVDDSATMRAILLSRLSEQPDITVVDTASNAAEARELIKKHDPDVVTLSRCRV, encoded by the coding sequence ATGACGGTGCGTGTGCTCATTGTCGACGATTCGGCCACCATGCGCGCGATCCTCCTGTCGCGCCTCAGCGAGCAGCCCGACATTACCGTGGTCGACACCGCGTCCAACGCGGCCGAAGCGCGTGAACTGATCAAGAAACACGATCCCGACGTCGTGACGCTATCGAGATGCCGGGTATGA
- a CDS encoding CheR family methyltransferase, with protein MNATLEMSDAIPGISPDIYGPADFAEVAKIVHEAAGIVLPSGKSMLVYSRLAPLVRASGLVTFGKYIQRLRSDRSELNRAVAALTTNHTFFYREAHHFEHLQAQLRPHLVRTLKDGGKVRVWSAGCSSGEETWSITMSLLGRDRHEGQQLARADLRVLATDLAPHAVEAGKAATYAAKDLKPVPEALRSAWVVERGDEAVIHDTARSIVRFRLLNLLGDWPIRGRFDCIFCRNVMIYFDNPTKERLVQRFCEALHPGGYLYIGHSERVTGPAMNMLNLVGPTIYQRSVA; from the coding sequence GTGAACGCGACGCTGGAAATGTCCGATGCGATACCGGGGATCAGCCCTGATATCTATGGTCCGGCCGACTTCGCGGAAGTCGCGAAGATCGTGCACGAGGCGGCGGGTATCGTCCTGCCCTCGGGCAAGTCGATGCTGGTCTATTCGCGGCTGGCACCACTGGTCCGGGCAAGCGGTCTCGTCACGTTCGGGAAATATATTCAGCGCCTGCGCTCGGACCGGAGCGAACTGAACCGGGCCGTGGCCGCTCTGACCACCAACCACACCTTCTTCTACCGCGAGGCGCACCATTTCGAGCACCTGCAAGCCCAACTGCGCCCACACCTCGTGCGCACGCTGAAGGACGGGGGAAAGGTTCGGGTCTGGTCTGCTGGCTGTTCGAGCGGCGAGGAAACCTGGTCGATCACCATGTCGCTCCTGGGGCGCGACCGCCACGAAGGCCAGCAATTGGCGCGGGCCGATCTGCGCGTTCTGGCCACCGATCTGGCCCCCCATGCGGTGGAAGCCGGCAAGGCCGCGACGTATGCGGCCAAGGACCTGAAGCCCGTGCCCGAGGCGCTGCGCAGTGCCTGGGTGGTGGAACGCGGAGACGAGGCGGTCATTCACGATACCGCGCGATCCATCGTGCGCTTCCGGTTGCTCAATCTCCTGGGGGACTGGCCGATCCGAGGGCGGTTCGATTGCATCTTCTGTCGCAATGTCATGATCTATTTCGACAACCCGACCAAGGAACGACTGGTCCAGCGGTTCTGTGAAGCGCTGCACCCGGGAGGCTACCTCTACATCGGACATTCCGAGCGAGTCACCGGCCCTGCCATGAACATGCTGAACCTTGTCGGTCCCACGATCTACCAGAGGAGCGTCGCATGA
- a CDS encoding chemotaxis protein CheA — protein sequence MSPEEIQQIFFVECEESLAAAEAGLAACRAGTQDGDTVNGVFRAVHSIKGGAGAFGYGALQAYTHTFETLLSDVREGLVEIAPPLIDLLLRALDTLADHVESAREGGDAPDDAGLIVEMEGAMAANAGGAPQSVAPAPSPVEEPVQVDAQTTGESDDEEDLEIDLDALLDDLTADFDAPGSVAETQQGASWQLHLRPRAGAMRNGNEPLLMLRDVAELGGTCLHCDVGQVPQLDSFDVAQGYLGWTFAIPDTVSEDRVRDIFDFIGDDCAIAVGADERIPDVELDEAATSTAAPSPAVAAPNGPAQPQDLGTPALEEARPLQSVEAAAPAAADANTPPAGGKPAAAAGAQPASQGAGQSIRIDLYKLDRLIDLVGELVIAQAMLVQRLDGVHVNAGEELSLLESLTRDIQESAMSIRAQPIASVFSRVPRILRDLATSTGKHVRLEVHGETTELDKTVIERLGEPLTHLIRNAVDHGIEKAEDRIAAGKSPEGTLTLSAEHRSGRIVISIADDGAGINRKVVLAKAIEKGIVGPDAQLSAEEIDNLIFAPGFSTAAQISNISGRGVGMDVVRQNVKDLGGRITIESTPGKGTAFILTMPLTLAISDGMIVNVGDQTMVVPLAHVVESLRPGEGDVKGLGSQRQMLNVRGQFIPVITLGSELGAACNATTPEEGVLIVVDTESAGQAALLVDDIQDQRQFVIKSLATNFRPVEGVAGATILGDGRVALIVDVDGLVACALPSHERQAA from the coding sequence ATGAGTCCGGAAGAAATCCAGCAGATCTTCTTCGTCGAGTGCGAGGAATCCCTGGCCGCGGCCGAAGCAGGCCTAGCCGCATGCCGTGCAGGTACGCAGGATGGCGATACTGTCAACGGCGTGTTCCGCGCGGTGCATTCCATCAAGGGGGGCGCAGGCGCGTTCGGGTATGGCGCACTCCAGGCCTATACGCACACGTTCGAGACGTTGCTTTCGGATGTGCGCGAGGGCCTGGTGGAGATCGCCCCGCCGCTGATCGACCTTCTGCTGCGCGCGCTCGACACGCTTGCGGATCATGTCGAGTCTGCGCGCGAGGGCGGGGATGCGCCCGATGACGCCGGACTGATCGTGGAGATGGAAGGCGCCATGGCCGCCAATGCAGGGGGCGCGCCACAGAGCGTGGCTCCGGCACCTTCGCCGGTTGAGGAACCGGTGCAGGTCGACGCGCAAACGACGGGGGAAAGCGACGACGAGGAAGATCTGGAAATTGACCTCGATGCTCTCCTTGATGATCTGACTGCGGATTTTGATGCGCCCGGCTCCGTCGCAGAGACACAGCAAGGCGCATCCTGGCAACTGCACTTGCGGCCCCGGGCGGGGGCCATGCGCAACGGCAACGAGCCGCTCCTGATGCTGCGCGACGTTGCTGAGCTTGGCGGAACGTGCCTCCACTGTGATGTCGGTCAGGTTCCGCAGCTGGACAGCTTCGACGTCGCGCAGGGCTATCTGGGCTGGACCTTCGCCATTCCCGATACCGTCAGCGAGGACCGGGTCCGCGACATCTTCGATTTCATCGGTGACGACTGCGCGATCGCGGTCGGCGCGGACGAGCGTATCCCCGATGTCGAACTGGACGAAGCCGCCACGTCTACAGCGGCACCTTCCCCGGCCGTGGCAGCCCCGAATGGCCCGGCTCAGCCGCAGGATTTAGGGACACCGGCACTAGAGGAGGCGCGGCCTCTCCAGAGTGTCGAGGCTGCCGCACCGGCCGCTGCGGACGCGAATACGCCGCCAGCCGGGGGCAAGCCCGCGGCCGCTGCTGGCGCACAGCCGGCGTCTCAGGGGGCCGGGCAATCCATCCGCATCGATTTGTACAAGCTCGACCGCTTGATTGATCTGGTGGGAGAACTGGTCATTGCCCAGGCCATGCTCGTGCAACGTCTGGACGGCGTTCATGTCAATGCCGGCGAAGAACTCTCGCTGCTCGAGAGCCTGACGCGCGATATTCAGGAATCGGCGATGTCGATCCGTGCTCAGCCCATTGCTTCGGTCTTCAGCCGCGTGCCGCGCATCCTGCGCGATCTTGCCACATCTACCGGCAAGCATGTCCGCCTCGAGGTTCATGGCGAAACGACGGAACTCGACAAGACGGTCATCGAGCGTCTCGGCGAGCCTCTTACCCACCTGATCCGCAACGCGGTCGACCACGGCATCGAGAAGGCGGAAGATCGCATCGCCGCAGGCAAGTCCCCCGAAGGTACGCTGACCCTTTCGGCGGAGCATCGGTCGGGCCGGATTGTCATCTCGATTGCCGATGATGGCGCGGGTATCAATCGCAAGGTCGTTCTGGCCAAGGCGATCGAGAAGGGCATCGTCGGACCCGATGCGCAGCTTTCCGCTGAAGAGATCGACAACCTGATCTTCGCCCCGGGCTTTTCGACGGCGGCGCAGATCTCGAACATTTCCGGGCGAGGGGTCGGCATGGATGTCGTGCGCCAGAACGTGAAGGATCTGGGCGGCCGCATCACCATCGAGAGCACGCCCGGCAAGGGTACGGCCTTCATCCTGACCATGCCGCTCACGCTGGCGATTTCGGACGGCATGATCGTCAATGTCGGAGACCAGACGATGGTCGTACCGCTGGCGCACGTTGTGGAAAGCCTGCGTCCCGGCGAGGGTGATGTGAAGGGGCTGGGCTCGCAACGGCAGATGCTCAACGTGCGCGGCCAGTTCATCCCGGTCATCACGCTGGGCAGCGAACTGGGCGCGGCCTGCAACGCGACGACCCCCGAGGAAGGTGTGCTCATCGTCGTCGATACCGAGAGTGCGGGCCAGGCGGCCTTGCTGGTCGATGATATTCAGGACCAGAGGCAATTCGTCATCAAGAGTCTGGCAACCAACTTCCGTCCGGTCGAAGGCGTTGCCGGGGCCACGATTCTGGGGGACGGCCGGGTCGCTCTCATCGTCGATGTCGATGGACTGGTAGCCTGCGCGCTGCCCTCACACGAGAGGCAGGCCGCGTGA
- a CDS encoding STAS domain-containing protein, which translates to MGTISLPVRCDRAAAEALWPELVGAVGNAPIEIDGSSVEHVGQAVLQLLVSARRSGGGARIEASPALLQAAALTGLQSELFEEGDA; encoded by the coding sequence ATGGGGACCATCTCTCTGCCGGTGCGGTGTGACCGCGCCGCCGCCGAAGCCCTCTGGCCCGAACTTGTCGGCGCAGTCGGCAATGCGCCCATCGAGATCGATGGCAGCAGCGTCGAGCATGTCGGACAGGCGGTTCTCCAGCTTCTGGTGTCGGCCCGCCGCAGTGGAGGTGGGGCGCGTATCGAAGCCTCGCCAGCCCTGCTCCAGGCGGCCGCACTGACCGGCCTTCAATCGGAACTCTTCGAAGAGGGGGACGCATGA
- a CDS encoding chemotaxis protein CheB — protein MHDARVLVVDDSAAMRALFCDVLEQSKNIRVIGTAANAAEAREQIAELQPNVVTLDVEMPGMSGIEFLEEIMNGGNPLPVVMLSSLTQSGTETSLKAFELGAVECFPKPLKATPEQFAKTVGKLGKIVLAAANSNVRDKPRPKAARGEGEAGDDGGYQSNGMIAAFSTSMGGVDALTEVLGQYPKACPPTVIILQTEPMLAEMFIAKADKDCRCTVVAATDGAELKPGTVHIAYDPARHVIVEPGTPAKVRMVERDPVGGFRPSATLLFGSLSRGNMPAIGAVLTGMGEDGAKGLKLLQAAGCRTLAQDRNTATVPQAPAAAVEAGAASAELGLAELAADILTNCAAAT, from the coding sequence ATGCATGACGCCCGCGTCCTGGTAGTCGACGATTCCGCGGCGATGCGCGCCCTGTTCTGCGATGTCCTGGAGCAATCCAAGAACATCCGCGTCATCGGCACCGCCGCCAATGCAGCCGAAGCGCGCGAACAGATCGCCGAGCTCCAGCCGAACGTCGTGACGCTTGATGTCGAAATGCCCGGCATGAGCGGTATCGAATTCCTCGAGGAGATCATGAACGGGGGCAACCCCTTGCCCGTGGTCATGCTCTCCAGCCTGACCCAGAGCGGGACCGAGACCTCGCTCAAGGCCTTTGAACTCGGCGCGGTGGAATGCTTTCCCAAGCCCCTCAAGGCCACCCCGGAACAGTTCGCCAAGACGGTCGGCAAACTGGGCAAGATCGTCCTCGCCGCGGCCAATTCCAACGTACGCGACAAGCCCCGCCCCAAGGCCGCGCGCGGCGAGGGCGAGGCGGGCGACGACGGCGGCTACCAGTCCAACGGCATGATCGCGGCCTTCAGCACCTCCATGGGCGGCGTCGATGCCCTCACCGAAGTGCTCGGGCAGTATCCCAAGGCCTGCCCGCCCACCGTCATCATTCTGCAGACCGAACCGATGTTGGCCGAAATGTTCATCGCCAAGGCCGACAAGGACTGCCGGTGCACCGTCGTGGCCGCCACGGATGGTGCCGAACTCAAGCCCGGCACGGTGCACATCGCCTACGACCCCGCCCGGCACGTGATCGTCGAACCGGGCACGCCAGCGAAGGTACGCATGGTGGAGCGCGATCCGGTAGGCGGCTTCCGGCCCTCCGCGACGCTACTTTTCGGCTCGCTGTCGCGCGGCAACATGCCCGCGATCGGCGCCGTACTCACCGGCATGGGCGAGGACGGCGCCAAGGGGCTCAAACTGCTCCAGGCGGCGGGCTGCCGCACTCTGGCACAGGACCGCAACACAGCCACCGTCCCGCAGGCTCCCGCCGCCGCCGTCGAGGCCGGGGCGGCAAGCGCGGAACTGGGCCTTGCCGAACTGGCCGCCGACATCCTCACGAACTGCGCAGCCGCGACCTAA
- a CDS encoding DHA2 family efflux MFS transporter permease subunit yields MAQDAAAAPALPPGQDGTFSGAKLAITAFVLAMANFVVVLDMTIANVSVPHIAGGLAVSTESGTWVITTYAVAEAICVPLTGWLAGRFGVVRMFLMSILGFGLFSALCGVSGNLTVLLIFRLGQGLCGGPLMPLSQTLLLKIFPRESHPKAMAMWAMTVVVAPIAGPILGGYISDNWDWRWIFLINVPIVVAVFLSLAYLLRDVASPKRYLPIDKVGLALLVIWVGAFQMMLDLGHDRDWFHNTTICILAVVAVIFFAIFVIWELTEEHPIVDLAVFRHRGFSASTFALALAFATYFSAVVIVPQWLQGGMGYTATWAGIAMAPAGVLAVFASPIVPKLMQRADPRLLVFLGVSWLAFCAYLRTYWSTDSTLWQVAFPQLIQGVGVAFMIVPLTTIGLASVDPDETASAAGISNFGRTLAGAIGTSVVTTLWANLERSDGADLVASMNHTDRTMSALQAQGMPLEMARSAIERVVALQAQAQATVHVAMYSAIALLIAAFAIWFAPRPKRGMKPASGH; encoded by the coding sequence ATGGCACAGGACGCTGCCGCCGCGCCGGCTTTACCGCCCGGGCAGGACGGGACCTTCTCCGGCGCCAAGCTGGCGATCACCGCCTTCGTTCTGGCGATGGCGAACTTCGTGGTCGTGCTGGACATGACGATCGCGAATGTCTCGGTTCCGCATATCGCAGGCGGGCTTGCGGTCTCTACCGAAAGCGGGACCTGGGTGATCACCACCTACGCGGTCGCCGAGGCGATCTGTGTCCCCTTGACGGGCTGGCTGGCCGGGCGCTTCGGCGTGGTCCGGATGTTCCTGATGTCGATCCTTGGCTTTGGCCTGTTCTCGGCGCTTTGTGGTGTCTCGGGCAACCTGACGGTTCTCCTGATCTTCCGCTTGGGGCAGGGGCTGTGCGGCGGACCGTTGATGCCGCTCTCGCAGACGCTGCTGCTCAAGATCTTCCCGCGCGAATCGCACCCCAAGGCAATGGCCATGTGGGCGATGACCGTCGTTGTCGCACCGATCGCGGGGCCTATCCTGGGCGGCTATATCTCGGACAACTGGGACTGGCGCTGGATCTTCCTGATCAACGTGCCGATTGTGGTCGCGGTCTTCCTCTCGCTTGCCTATCTGCTGCGCGATGTAGCTTCGCCCAAGCGCTACCTGCCGATCGACAAGGTCGGGCTTGCCCTTCTCGTGATCTGGGTCGGGGCATTCCAGATGATGCTCGATCTCGGGCATGATCGGGACTGGTTCCACAACACCACGATCTGCATCCTCGCAGTCGTTGCAGTCATCTTCTTCGCGATCTTCGTGATCTGGGAACTGACCGAAGAGCATCCCATCGTCGATCTTGCGGTGTTCCGGCACCGCGGGTTCAGCGCTTCGACGTTTGCCCTGGCGCTGGCTTTCGCCACCTACTTCTCGGCCGTGGTGATCGTGCCGCAGTGGCTGCAGGGTGGGATGGGATACACCGCGACCTGGGCGGGTATCGCGATGGCGCCCGCGGGCGTTCTGGCGGTCTTCGCTTCGCCTATCGTGCCCAAGCTCATGCAGCGCGCGGATCCCCGCCTTCTGGTGTTTCTGGGTGTGTCATGGCTGGCGTTCTGTGCGTATCTGCGCACGTACTGGTCAACCGATTCCACGCTCTGGCAGGTGGCTTTCCCGCAGTTGATCCAGGGCGTAGGCGTCGCCTTCATGATCGTGCCGCTGACGACCATTGGCCTGGCCTCCGTGGATCCGGACGAGACCGCTTCGGCTGCGGGTATCTCCAACTTCGGGCGTACCTTGGCAGGGGCCATCGGGACCTCCGTCGTGACGACCCTATGGGCAAATCTGGAGCGCAGCGATGGCGCAGATCTGGTGGCCAGCATGAACCACACGGACCGTACGATGTCGGCGCTGCAGGCGCAGGGCATGCCGCTTGAAATGGCGCGTTCTGCAATCGAGCGGGTCGTGGCCCTGCAAGCCCAGGCGCAGGCAACGGTGCACGTGGCCATGTATTCGGCCATCGCGCTTCTGATCGCCGCCTTTGCGATCTGGTTCGCTCCCAGGCCCAAACGCGGCATGAAGCCAGCGTCGGGGCACTAG